The sequence CAAGGATGTGGAGACATGCGATTCATTCATTCCTGGAACTTTTGCGCCACAGGCTCCCTGAGGTGCTGGACCACATGCTTGCCTTCATATATACCGCCTATTCCATGATGGCCCTGCTCCTTGAGAGCGTTCCGAGCTTTGAGGATACATGGATTGAATGTTTGGGGGATTTGGCCCGGTATAAAATGGCTGTGGAAGAGTCAGATCTTCGTGACAGGGAGGTCTGGGCTGGGGTGGCAAGGTATTGGTACAACAAGGCAGCTGACAAGTCTCCCATGGTTGGGAGAATTCAGCATCATCTTGCTGTTCTTGCCAGACccaacattcttcttcagctgtTCTTCTACTCCAAATCCCTCATTTGCGTCCACCCATTCCCAAACACCAAGGATTCtatccttcttcttttcagCCCCTGTCTGGAACAAAAGGAACCACTTCACCACCCTCCTCTGATGTTATCATTTGTGAGAGCTCACGGAGTCCTTTTCAACAAGCAGTCAATACTTTCATTTCTTGAGTACGGGTATGAATTCATATCCTTCCTGGAAACACAGATTGGCCGTGTTGGATCAAAATGGAGGGAACAGGGAATCTACTTTGCTTCTGCAAATTTtgtctctctttttgagTATGATCTTGGCTCTTTTATTGGCAAGGCATTTGTTGAGACCACCAACTCCCCTGTCAACATCTCTGAAGTTAAAGACTCCTACTACACCCAGCATAGTACTCCTGCTTCTAAACTATCCTTGCACCCTGTGTCTCATTCTGGTCATTTCCAAACCTCTGTTGAAGTTATTTCTTATGCCTCTTGTTTTGCATTCCACACTCTTGCATTGGTGCTAAAACATATTGGTGATAAAAATGTTCTCCCCCATGTACATGTCTCTTTGGCATTTCTGTGGTCTTTGGCATTGGTTCCTGAGGCTATGTCATATGCTCAGTCTGAAATACCATGGCAGGCATTGGTGACATTCCTAAATACACTAAACACACAGGGCTTGAATGAATCTCGTTTGAAGAGTCAAAGTTTTCCCATGCCAGAAAGTGGAATGAAGTGCCATCTTCCAGAAGATTTCTCTATGCGTGGATTGATTTGGAGCCAACTATATTATCCTCCCGGGTTTTTCAATTTTTCCACCTTGGAAGATGACGAGGAGCGGTCTTTGGAACCCCCCAGCATTACAGCACCAAGAACTGAAAGGTGTCTCTGGATTGGCCATCGTCTTGCATCTGTGAGTTGGTAACTAGTATTCTAAGTATTCTCACCATGCTGACTATTGGTTTTACCTATTTCCTTAGCTTGATATCTGGATCTCCTTTAATGAACAACAGAAGAAGTTTATTGTTAAAGATTTCGCTCTGGAGCTTGAAAATTATGCACAAGGCCCAGCGCTTTTTGATGAAGCAGGTCGATTCTTTAGCGAAAGAGAGCGTGTGGAGACGAAATGTGAAAAGAAGGACAATGACATGCACATGATGGATATAGGGCCTGTACAAATGGCTGACCATGATCCTCGATCTGTTGACGGCACTTAACACCGGTGGGATATTACAGGATCAAGTCACAAAGCATACACGATGACGGTAAAACACAAGACAAGTACACCGCCGACAGCCGGACGAACCTAGTACAAGAGTGCTGGAAGAAATGCACTACATGGCTCATGCAAGCATCGCATCGGCTACTTAGTTTCGCTCAATGCCGGTTTAGGACAGAGGGCGCTTGGATGACAGTGCGGCTGGGTCGGTGCTTACAGACCGAGGTGGTTTTGGATACGACTTGTTCAGGAAGACACTCTACATACACGCcatttattattcttattatGGGATTGGATATTACATGGCGTTCGAACTTTACGGCGCTAAAGGAATGGAGGGGAGGGGAGTTTGCTTCTGGGgagagaggagaagaaggttGAGAAATATTGGCTCGGATTGATGGGGTTTGGTTGTGTGGTGTATTGTAGTGCAAGctggttttctttttttggaaaaagagttggaataaaaaaaacaacggaaaaaaaaaggaaaatagtAGCCAGGTCTAATAATTTTAGCATAGTAGTATATATTTTTGTTTCGGGCTCACAGTAATTAGACTCGAGAACACCATATCCATCTCCTGTCTCATATCCCCTCTCGGTTGGATCAATATGCTTTCATCCCAGGCGTGGACTGAAAACGTAGCCATCCCCAGATCCCCTACAACCTGTTTCTGGTGCGCCAAACAAAAAAGTAACCTTGTGGCACGCACAAATGTAGTTTTGTGCCTACAATAGTATTTTGTTTTACAGACACCCCCCCCCAACCCAAATATCCCAATGTCCCTGGTGAGACAAGGCTGCGCAAAAACAAACTAAATGCGATTCTCGGGCGATGACTCCTTTCTCAAACGGAGTATTAGATCTCGTTGATTGGAAGTGGGATGTTTTTCCGGCATCGAAGAATTGAAATAGGCGGGATGATATGTATGTTTTTTAAtactcctcccccccccccccccccggggccCGCTTTAGTGGTGTCATGCAAAGGTATACCTATTCTGTGCCCTTTGGCTCTGAGAATCGCGGAGGAGGATCGCAAATGGTAGCTTTGAGGATTTTATCGGTCGCGTTTTAAATCATTTCTTTAGTTAATTTCGAGGTGTTATGGGATTGATTACCGGAAGATCCCTGTGGTTCCACATAAGATATGTTTGTGGTAAGGCAACCGAGGGAGGGGAGCCATACATGGGCAAGTAGTACAAAAGGAACCATGTTAATCGGTGAGTCAACCACAATATTGATAGAATATGACGTGTTAGAAAGGGCCGGAAGTAGGCCGGACTTCTGTGTTAGGATATGGGCTGACAATCCGGAAAAGGCGTCAATATGTGTATGCACAGTGTGACCGGACGAATTCTCGAATTGTATGTGGAGGGACAACTGGGGGTCACAGATTGACAAGCCGTAGAATGAATAGGGCTTCATTGGCGTGGAGGCCACTTCCGCACCTGCTGCCGGACCATCTCAGATAGCCGATGGGCGATAATATTTCAACCAAAGGTCTGTCATAGGTCCAACAAAGATGGAGGTCTCTTAAGTATCAGCATACCTAACCCCACCCTTGTGCAACATAACAATTGTAGGGCACTCAACCATCGCTTGCGGGAGAGGAAATTGGATAAGGCATCTGAAATTGAATCAACTTCGGGACGCAGCTATCCCGGCTGGTATGACGGACATGGGCGACGGAGCGCATCAGGCTGTGTATTTTTCCTAGTCATGCGCGAGGTTCCAATATCAGGAGATAAGATACGGACATTAATCAGTCCGTCGGGTGTCTGAGCTGAACCCTAGGCGCGGGTCTGGTGGCAAGGGAGCGTATTGTTGTAGCCCTTCATGTTGGGAATACCGTTCAGGGCACCGCCACCGACTCGAGGTGACTCAGCCGGAAGGGACTCAGGTTAGCTGAGCTGGGAGCCAACTTTTGCTGATTCCTGATTACTTGTACAGAATTCAAGTGgtttgtactccgtactccgtagtagaATAGAGGAGAATGACCAAAGGAGCGAAATATATTGAACTATTATCAGCTATCATCAAAACAGATGATACGCAACTTCACTGCAATAACCAGCTTCGAAAGATCGAGTAGTAACTAGTTCATGCAAAGGGTGTAGTAGACTAAACTACTAGACAAAGAGCGCTAGTGCCAGATGATAATTTTGAGCAGGATGTATCTGATATAATGTATGGAGCAGTGAAGTCGAAATGGCTGTTTCACGAGGACCGAAGCCTCCACAGCTTGCCGCTTTGGCTGGATGGTGCGCTGCTTTAAGAACCGAGAGGTCGCGTCCAAAACGCTCGCGATCGAGGCCATTTTTCCATGTCGCTGAGCTAGAAATTGAGGGACGACTTAAACCCTCATCTTTGAGATAACATGTCCTCGTCTATGCCCGCATTGGGCATTCTTTCCAATTCCCTTGCAACACCCACGCAACTCGCAACTTCGTCCTCTTCCCTTGACGGGATTCCCGCCGACCTTGAGACGTCGATTCGTTATGCTGGTGTGAGATTGACTCAAGCCGCTGGCGTGCTGCTTCGACTCCCGCAAGACATTATTTCTCAGGCCATTGTGTTCTTTACAAGGTTCTGGATTGGTCCAGAGGGAGGGAGTCTGGCCATACATGGTGCGAAGGTACGGGATACGGGTACCAGCCTCCGGCGGCAGAATTGAAAACTAACAGTGCATTGAATGTCTCTAGGACATCTCCGCCGCGTCCATCTACATCGCTGGAAAGCTTTCTTTAACTCCCGTGTCTCCCCGTTCTGTAATCAATGTCTACACCTTCCTTCTTTCCCCAAAGTCCTCACCGTTGCGCTTTGTCAATCCCGCAGGGCCACCGCCCAGGGCAGACCCAGAAAACTACTATGTTTCTGAAGGAACATACCAGTCTGAACGTGTTGCGCTCATGAAAATGGAATCCGCTATCCTCCGCACGCTTGGTTTTGACACCCATGTCGCCATCCCGCACCCTATCGCTTTCACATATCTCCAGACCCTTGGCTCATCGACCCCCGCTGCTGTGAAGCGTACAATCGAGCACCTTAATACTGCCTTACTTTCTCCACAACTACTATATGTAACACATCAGCCAAATGCAATCGCCGTGGCGGCAATATACCTAGCTGCAAGGGAGACTGGGGTGAAACTGGTAGACTGTGAGTGGTGGGAAGTATTCGACGTTGATAGAGAGGAGCTGGGTTTCCTGGTCGTCGCGATGAGAAGCATGGAAGCATTCGCGCAAGcggaagaagagaagtgGAATGGAAGACCGCTGCCGCTGACTGTGGCGGATGTGCAGAGGGAAATtgagagaaggaaaataatggaagaagagggatGAAATGCGCCCATGGGGACTTCCTACTTCTCAGATCTACGATTAGGATAGGCTCGGCGGGTATGCTGATCTATGGATACTTATGAAAGGAGCCATCCTCGGTCTTGACGTTTCCCCCACCTATGATAAAGATGCTACATTTAGTCGATCGTGTTCCCCCAACGGCTCCTTCGCGGACTAGTTTGGACCTTGGATGGTAGCATGGGCGCCATATCCCGGCAACTACTCGGTAGCCGAGATGGAGGAAAATCGGTTGCGCTAGGACCTAGGTCAGTTGGCCAATAATCTACCGCTTCCCACAAAGATACCGGAGCCCATACCGTATGCACTTCGGTGACCGACCTCGACCGCGCCACGCCTGGCTAGGCTCAACAGTAGCCTAGAATCCAGGATACGACAAGTAGCGCGCCTTGTCCACCGGAAAGGGATTGCTCAGCGGATGTTGGCATATTCATTTTGATGTCAGTCAGCCCACTGCCAGGTACACTGTGAAAAAGGGCTCTGTTTTAGTATTTTGTGTTTCTAGTCACGGGAGACAGTTTTCATCATTCACTGGCAACACCTGATCTATTCACCCTAGTATTGAGGTCCCAGGGAATGTACATATGAATATATAATACATTTCTGATGAAAGTAGACCTGCCTGGTGGCCTATGCGATCTCTCATTTGGTAGAATCTCAAAGCTTTTGAGTTTGATAACGAAAAGGCGGTTTGCAGGCGTCCGTGATATTATGATCACGTGGATGGCATCATCATCGAACCTCACTTTCATGCTCCAAAGGTGCCTGTCTGCCTATCTGCATGATATGAGGGGCATCATCCTTTTGCACAACGCCAGACAAACAAACCGTTAACATCAGGTTCTAAGGTTAAATTGCTCCGCTTTGCAACTGTTAACACATTTTATACAAAGCAGCATCATTCCGAACATCTTCTCAGACACCTGGAACTCACAGTACGCTTCCCCGCATTATGAATTACATCCGTACCTGGCGTGATAAGCTCGCGCCGATCTCTCACACTTCCACATTTCGCTCCACCGGCCAGATAACCCCAGAAGAATTCGTGCTCGCAGGAGACTATCTCGTATACAAGTTTCCCACCTGGTCCTGGGCCGATGCCCCGCCCGCCAAACGAGTCCCTTATCTACCGGAGGGAAAGCAGTTTTTGGTTACCCGCGGCGTGCCGTGCCATAGACGACTAGATGAAAATTTTGCGGGAGATGCTGGTAAAGAGGATGTTATGATTAAAGATGGACTGGGGTCTGGTGATGGAAAGGAAGGTGAGGATGAAGATTATGGGTGGTTGAATACcggcggcggcagcggcGGTGGTGGCAGCGAACCCGTCACAATGGGAAGCGAGGCGAGAATAAAGGATGTCAGGACGGTAGATGAGGCCGGAAATGTAGGAGAGAAggaagaggatgaggaggaggagattCCTGACAtggaggacgaggaagatgatgaagaagcgATAATCAGAGAACCGCTCGGGAAGTCGACAAACGCGTGAGTCTCCTGGATTCTCACCATCTcgaatttttctttctgaCCAGATGGTAGGCCGCTACGCACTTACTCCCTCTACATAACCTATACACCTTGGTATAGAACCCCTCGCCTATATCTGTCCGGTTATCTATCCCCGTCCGAACCCCTTACACCTCAACTCATGATGGAAGATATTGTCGGCGACTACAAAGACAAGACAGTTACCCTCGAAGACTTCCCTTTTTACGACGGTGGTGTGAAAATGGCTAGCGTCCACCCTTGCAAGCACGCCAGCGTCATGAAGATCCTCCTCGATCGCGCCGACGCGGCATTGAAGATCCGGAGGCAAAAGTTGAAACGTGCAAATGCTGCCGGTGAGCCGGCAAAGGTGGAGAGTGGACTGAAAGGACTAGTGGATGACACTGCGCAGCTGAATATCTCCGGAGGAGGAAATAGGGCCGGAAATCCACCTTCTGGTCAGAATGCCGGTGATGAGTGGGAGGTCTTGCAGCCTGAGGGAAGCGAAGAGGACGAGGATGATCAGCAAGTCGCTATCCGTGTCGACCAATATTTGGTTGTGTTTTTGAAGTTTATTGCGAGTGTTACCCCAGGGATTGAGCATGACTTTACTATGGGCGTTTAAGCCTATGTCTCACCCTTCTCTCTTGAGCAGATAGGTGGCTCGCCCTTACTTTTCGAATTGGCTGGTACATGTAATTTCTGCTTTGGCTGGTTTGTATGATAATTCAATAAGCTCCTGGGCAGTACCTGCATTAGAAATGGAGATCATATTTCTGACCGAGGGCTCTGGCCTCTGTATTCAATATGAATGTAATACACGGAATTAGATGATTTTACTTTTTGAATCCGAGAGAGATTCAAACTTCTCACTTGTACGGGATTTAAACCCATTGGTATGAATAGACAACCATAATCAAGAAATAGGACAAGCTAGTGCCGCTCAGATTTTCCAGAGCAGAGACATTTCAGCTTATGCGGATTCCAGAAGTAAAATATTTTCTCTAACCGAATGGCACCAGCATAAATGGATGCTCGAAAGATTTTAAAGAGGGAATTAAAATGACCTTCAAGAATCAGGCAAAATTGCAAACAAAACGAAAGGAGATCTCAAATAGATATGAAGCTATGTTTCAAAAATATAGGTCAAGAGCGTGATCCAAGTTTCCTCTGAAGACCAAGAACTTGCCGCCAGATGCAGAAGCAATACCCGCAAATTCGTCGGGGAAATATgttattaaaaaaaaaaaaaaaaaaaaagggttcGTATATATAGCTATCTGATCCAGCAGATGCGCAAAGGCTATGAACCAAGTTGCGTTGATCCAAAGGCACTCCCAAAGTTCGTACTGCGCTTGAACCTTATTTCTGGCTCCGGTTCGGGCGGCTCTCCATCATCTTGCCCATCTTCCTCGTCCGATGAGAGAGAGGGTCGAGATAGAGCTCTCTGAGCTTCCTTTAAGAGTTTCTCGTCTAGCTCTTCGAGGAATTCCAAATCCTGCTCGATGTCATTCTGTAAACCCAGTGTGCCTTGGAGAGCGGGATCGTCATCCAGCTCCTTGTGGTAGTGAGCTGTGTCGAGGCTCGCGACTGGAAAAAGTGATGGGAATGGAGCATGAGGCGATTCGTTAGGCATTGACTCGGCGATAGGGAAAGGAAACATAGTCTCCACTGCTTGATCGAGAGGTACCATTGGAGTGCGATATGTGTCACTTGGGATGCCGCCGAGAGGGGACGCTAAGCAGGGTGGTTCCTGCGATGGCAAGCCGGGGTTGAGCTCTGTGTCCACTGGCTTATGGAAAGGCGCGGTATCACGAGACCCGAAACTTGTCAAGATCGGCGGGGAGACTCTGGCAGCGATATCGGGTGGTAGTGCTGTAGATTTCAGTGTTATACCATCCAATGAGCTGTCTACGAGTTCAATTGGAACGGGTACGTGGCCAGATCGGTCAATCGGACGAGATCTAGGGGACAGTGCATCGTCTAATGACGGAGATAACCCGGGCCCTTCTGATTCGGGTTCCGCCTGCGGCACATCTCCTGGGAATACCCGTGAGGGTCTAGCTGTCGGACTGGAGCCTTCCCATACGTGATGCTGCTCTTCCGCCTGGGGTCCTTTGAAAAGGTTGACCTTTGGCCCTGTTGCTGCTGCATTGCCGGCTTTGCCACCTGGCCCTTCAAGCTCCGCGATTCTTTGCTGCATGATACAGCGCTCCTTTTCCCACAGCTTACGCTCCTCTGCGAAAGCTGCTCTTTCACATTCGAAACTTATTCGCAGGCTTTCGAGGGCCAAACGACCTTGTTCAATATACCCCTCTAAGTCAAATGCGCTTCTAGTTGGGACAGGATGGGATCTTGGGGGAACTTGTTCGGGATTCGACCTGGGCGGACTCATGTGTAATTCGGAGGTACTCTCCGCTTAATAAAGTGGAACAAGGGGCTATGAGATCAACTGACGCGGTGGAGGGAAAGATCAGATGGTCGCATTCATATTGTCCACTCACCCCAGACATGGAATCCCGCTGATGTTTTTTTTCTAAGCTGGGTCTATAATGATGCCAAGGCAAGGTTTGACCCAGCTTTTCTCTTCAAGAGAGTGGGGAGTGAGATTTAAGATGTCTCCAGAAGATCATAATAGCAGCCTGAACCCACAGGGACCATCTTCAACGCAATATCATGACTTGCTGTTCTGAAGTGAAGACTAGAGCTGTTTTTCTGATGTGAAGGATGCCACAAAGTTCAGCCAAGACCAAACCGCTGCTAGTGCCGATCTGGAATAGTAGGTAACTTGTTTACAAAATTACCTTACCCGGTGGAGGGATTTGCAGCCGCAGAGGGCCCACACGATGTATGAAATGTGTATTAACTAATAACTCAAATTGCAGGCTAGTTAACCCTGGCTCACCTTAGCCCTATCCAACCTTGTCCTTTCACCAACCTCGTCTACCGCTTTGAGCTTCCAATGTTCTCCTTCTCGATGAGTTTCGATTACTGATTGATGCTGAGGATGATCAAAATAGCAGCTTGCTTGCTGGATGCTTTGCCCTGGTTCAATCAGTGTCTTGAGTACCTTTCTTTAGAAGTTCCAAGCATGATACCGAAATCATTCTGTTTTCCGGTTGCAATGGTGACATTGCTGTGATCTTCTTGGAATATGTTGCAGCCTGTCTGCTGTTTGCACTTCTGGGTAGTTCTGACTGAGTGAAGTTGAGTTGCAGCCTGTTGGCGGCTTGGAGTGTGCATTTATTGGGGATGTTGTCTCTGAAGAGACACATCGCCTTGCACTATGGATAAGCTTATGATTTGTCATGTTGGCCATAAAGCTTCCTAGCTAGAAGTCTGATTCTCAGAAAAAGCTTCTTGTAAAGTCTTTACGTCACCGCCCAGGAACTCCTCGGAGCTGATTCTGCCGCAACTCTTCCATGATCTCAATCTTCCAGGTTCCATGATGGTCCTAGAGCGATAGGGTATCGCCATGGATTCTTCAAGGCCCAGTTTTATATTCCCTGATTGAAGGCGATGCTCGTTTCGTGGCCCGATTGCCAATTTACTGGCATAAGAGCCCGTGTCAATGGACACCTCCGCGGTCCAAGTCCCCCGAAACAATTTGACTGCGGCGCAACTCCATTCAATAGATATTGCCGTCCGAACTTGTGCCTCTGTTTCAGTTCTGGCCTGTATCCTTGTCATTGGATGTTATATGTTTAGTCGTCGCTTTCACACTCCACTTAATCGCCTCATTTTCTACGCGACATGGGGAAACATTTTAGCACATCTTGCTGAGCTGATCGCACGCTCGGGACCCAGGGCTGGTGAAACTAGTTCGCTCTGCAGATTTCAGGCTTTTTTTATTCAATGGTGTGTTGTGAACCGAATGTTTTGCGGCTTTTCTTGCCCTATCCATGGGCCTACTAAAATGAAACTAGGTTTACATCTGCAGATGCTCTCTGGAACTTGTGTATTGCTTGGAATGTCTACTTGATTCTATTCCGCCATTATGGCTTGCCAGAATTGAGGAGGTTGGAGTGGAGATATTTTATACTTTGCTATGGGCTGGAGTTCATTCCTGCAATAGTCTTTCTCTTTATTGAAACTGAATCTAAAGGGAGGGTCTATGGTGATGCAGTTGTATGTTATCGCTGGTCACTTTTGGTATGAATCCCTACTGATTCCTTCTTTTCGTCAGTTGTGGTGCTGGATTAGCCGTCCTTGGGGCTCACTCCGTCTTGGTGTGTACTACGGCATCGTTTGGTTCGCGTTTATTGTGACACTATCGATTTATACCGCCGCTGGAATTAAGATGTTCTTGCATGAACGGGGGATTCAGAGTATTACCGCCTCTGATCGGCTGGTCCTGAGTGCCCCATCGCCGCGACTCTCGGACGAAATTCAGCCCTCTGAAACTCCCCAGCTAGAAGATGGTCAACTTCCTGCAAACGGCCAAGTGATATTGGAAAACCCGTCTATGTCAAGAGACCAACAGACATCTGAGCCCCAATCCTCTTTCGACCCTGCATCGATTCAAGGGAGTCGGTTAATGTCTGGCAGTCGGGCTCCAGTGGCGAACTCCTCATACGATACTTCGGCATCCACACCCGAAGAGGGACAGATATCTGACCATATATCGGCTTCCCAAAATAATTCAATGTCCAGTAACCAAGAAGCCTCCCAAAAATTTTCAAATGCCGCTAGCATCGAACCCCCGGCCCAGGCCCACCTCCCAGAGCAGCCTGGCGATGAAAGCTACAGTAGCCTGGAGACCCTCCCTGAACTAGCAGATTTGAGACGCCGTCAAAGTCTCGCAAATATTATCGACTTTGAAAGACGACTGAGCGCGTCGACTGAGGGCCAAGAGAAAAAAGCGAGAAGATTATCACTGGAAAGGCACAATGCTGCTAAGGCTTATGCAAAATTTGCATCCATATATTTCATCTCTTTGATAATCACCTGGGTATGGGTTGCCGAACCTCTCCTCTGAGAAGTTCCCCATCTATTTTGCTGCAAGGCTAACGAATCATCTTAACTCTAGGTCCCTGCTACGTCAAACCGGATATACATATTCATACACCCACTAACACCAAACTTCGGGCTACTCCTTGCAGCAGCGATTGGTCTGCCGTTACAAGGCTTTTGGAACGCCATCATCTTTTTTACCACCTCATGGAGTGCTGTCAAAGCCGTCTCTAAGATATTGATGTCGCCCAAAGACTGGACTCTGCGAACAACGTTTAGGCGGCCCTTGGTGTTCTTTCAATTTTTGAAATCTTTAAGGggacaaaaaaaaatccaAATCCAACTACCAAGGAAGTAATTGAGGCTCAAGTCTTTTTGACTAGTTGCGAAACCGTTGAATGCTGTATTGGGTCTTTTTGTTGGTTCCACCGAAGGAACTTCAGCCTTGAAGGCTATTGACA is a genomic window of Coccidioides posadasii str. Silveira chromosome 3, complete sequence containing:
- a CDS encoding uncharacterized protein (EggNog:ENOG410PI3V~COG:D~BUSCO:11790at33183) produces the protein MSSSMPALGILSNSLATPTQLATSSSSLDGIPADLETSIRYAGVRLTQAAGVLLRLPQDIISQAIVFFTRFWIGPEGGSLAIHGAKDISAASIYIAGKLSLTPVSPRSVINVYTFLLSPKSSPLRFVNPAGPPPRADPENYYVSEGTYQSERVALMKMESAILRTLGFDTHVAIPHPIAFTYLQTLGSSTPAAVKRTIEHLNTALLSPQLLYVTHQPNAIAVAAIYLAARETGVKLVDCEWWEVFDVDREELGFLVVAMRSMEAFAQAEEEKWNGRPLPLTVADVQREIERRKIMEEEG
- a CDS encoding uncharacterized protein (EggNog:ENOG410PHB6~COG:S), whose protein sequence is MSSPATTAAALCTESRKSHVAPEADYLSADATSSASPEQRSVVNHRAEPYSSASPPETPRLEDLQLRDRSLTPGKSRKRQLPQESAAAASAPIRPRPQPNVFTPNYDDGTHRVFAGARKHTAYDFDSPVASMSVLEKRSKPTNEIPVNKLTLQPETRQITEEQLINEVRTIYAGLVLVERKCVEIDRQQANNPSTLTNEQWQALTALHRTLLHEHHDFFLASQHPSASPALQRLASRYAMPARMWRHAIHSFLELLRHRLPEVLDHMLAFIYTAYSMMALLLESVPSFEDTWIECLGDLARYKMAVEESDLRDREVWAGVARYWYNKAADKSPMVGRIQHHLAVLARPNILLQLFFYSKSLICVHPFPNTKDSILLLFSPCLEQKEPLHHPPLMLSFVRAHGVLFNKQSILSFLEYGYEFISFLETQIGRVGSKWREQGIYFASANFVSLFEYDLGSFIGKAFVETTNSPVNISEVKDSYYTQHSTPASKLSLHPVSHSGHFQTSVEVISYASCFAFHTLALVLKHIGDKNVLPHVHVSLAFLWSLALVPEAMSYAQSEIPWQALVTFLNTLNTQGLNESRLKSQSFPMPESGMKCHLPEDFSMRGLIWSQLYYPPGFFNFSTLEDDEERSLEPPSITAPRTERCLWIGHRLASLDIWISFNEQQKKFIVKDFALELENYAQGPALFDEAGRFFSERERVETKCEKKDNDMHMMDIGPVQMADHDPRSVDGT
- the ATG3 gene encoding E2-like enzyme (BUSCO:312080at4751~EggNog:ENOG410PIIC~COG:U~BUSCO:10695at33183) gives rise to the protein MNYIRTWRDKLAPISHTSTFRSTGQITPEEFVLAGDYLVYKFPTWSWADAPPAKRVPYLPEGKQFLVTRGVPCHRRLDENFAGDAGKEDVMIKDGLGSGDGKEGEDEDYGWLNTGGGSGGGGSEPVTMGSEARIKDVRTVDEAGNVGEKEEDEEEEIPDMEDEEDDEEAIIREPLGKSTNAPLRTYSLYITYTPWYRTPRLYLSGYLSPSEPLTPQLMMEDIVGDYKDKTVTLEDFPFYDGGVKMASVHPCKHASVMKILLDRADAALKIRRQKLKRANAAGEPAKVESGLKGLVDDTAQLNISGGGNRAGNPPSGQNAGDEWEVLQPEGSEEDEDDQQVAIRVDQYLVVFLKFIASVTPGIEHDFTMGV
- a CDS encoding uncharacterized protein (EggNog:ENOG410QDM8~TransMembrane:6 (o23-44i56-74o102-120i132-150o179-198i402-421o)); translated protein: MDTSAVQVPRNNLTAAQLHSIDIAVRTCASVSVLACILVIGCYMFSRRFHTPLNRLIFYATWGNILAHLAELIARSGPRAGETSSLCRFQAFFIQWFTSADALWNLCIAWNVYLILFRHYGLPELRRLEWRYFILCYGLEFIPAIVFLFIETESKGRVYGDAVLWCWISRPWGSLRLGVYYGIVWFAFIVTLSIYTAAGIKMFLHERGIQSITASDRLVLSAPSPRLSDEIQPSETPQLEDGQLPANGQVILENPSMSRDQQTSEPQSSFDPASIQGSRLMSGSRAPVANSSYDTSASTPEEGQISDHISASQNNSMSSNQEASQKFSNAASIEPPAQAHLPEQPGDESYSSLETLPELADLRRRQSLANIIDFERRLSASTEGQEKKARRLSLERHNAAKAYAKFASIYFISLIITWVWVAEPLL
- a CDS encoding uncharacterized protein (EggNog:ENOG410PTZQ~COG:S~BUSCO:10738at33183), which translates into the protein MSPPRSNPEQVPPRSHPVPTRSAFDLEGYIEQGRLALESLRISFECERAAFAEERKLWEKERCIMQQRIAELEGPGGKAGNAAATGPKVNLFKGPQAEEQHHVWEGSSPTARPSRVFPGDVPQAEPESEGPGLSPSLDDALSPRSRPIDRSGHVPVPIELVDSSLDGITLKSTALPPDIAARVSPPILTSFGSRDTAPFHKPVDTELNPGLPSQEPPCLASPLGGIPSDTYRTPMVPLDQAVETMFPFPIAESMPNESPHAPFPSLFPVASLDTAHYHKELDDDPALQGTLGLQNDIEQDLEFLEELDEKLLKEAQRALSRPSLSSDEEDGQDDGEPPEPEPEIRFKRKARALGQKYDLHF